ACCGTCGTTGTCGTCTTCAGATAaagctttaaaaataacttcAGAATATTCCattaaagaatttttaaactCATTTAGATTGTTACAAACCCAGGCAACGCTCTTATTTTGTTCAAGTCTATACTTCTCAATGATATCAACAACTTTTTCAGGATCATATTCATCATtataaaaagaacaaatttTTTCGATTAATGCAACCAGcgcttttcttttttggtacgttctttttttcgtaAATTTAATTAGCCCCTTTTTCCCATAGTCACGGGTATATCCCTCAATTTGGATTTTTAAAGAACCATAATATTCATTATAGATATTATAAACATTACAAATGTCTTGTTCTAGTTGAATATTAAACTCAGGGCAAGGTGCCGTTAATATTAAGCCATCATCTTTGTTGTTCTCATTGGtactctttttcttctgtttccttttgttttttttggaatcaACGTCTGCGGAAGAAAcgtcaacaaaaaaataatttttgcCAGTTATTGGATCATAAggttttttaaataaatcaccTTTAGTTAAAACGGGTGCCTTGCTCCGGAATATAGGATGATGGTTGCTACTactgtttttgttattattggtattactGTGAGCAGTGCTATTAGAATGACTACTATTGTAAATACCATAAATTCTATCATTAGAGTTGACATCGGTATTGGCTATTGTTCCCTTCAAAATACAATCACTCTTTTCCACAAATTTATCCTTATCTTGatctttatataaatatatatctcTCTTTTTGTCTTTATCGTCgcttttatatttatccTTGGTCTCAAAGTCTTGAATCTTCCCCTTGTTAGTGTTATCAACGTCGACAATAATATAACCGTTGTCATTAACGTTAGTAGTGATAGATTTAGGGCTTGCACTATCGGctttatatcttttatGTGTTCCCATTTGATTAGAGGTTGATGATCTTTTACCCGTTGTcgtattattatcatctgCTATAAAAGTTGGTAAATCGTCGCTAGCCACATTAATTACATGAGTTGGAATATTTGTAGCACTATTTGACACAGATATTGCACCAGCAGTATTAGTAATAGTGTCAGGTTTATCAATAACCATTGTatcaatataatttatGCTCGAAGCTGTAGTGTTGATAGTATTAGCACTTGCATTACTGTTACTATGAATAGTAGCAGCAGGTGTAAACATAAAATTAGGGTTATTTGCATTTAAAGTATACGGATTATTAGTGAATGCCGTATAAAATTGTGGTTGTTGGGGGAAAGATATGGAAGTACCAGTAGGAAAATTGACATTAGGTGTAAACGTACCAGTCAACGAAGGGGTACTTAAATTTCTAATAGGAGCTGGTCCATTAACAGCATAActgttactattattattcactCCAGAAGTGAAACTAACCACACTATGATTATAACCAGTATTAGTGTTGTAGTATGGATTAAAATATACGAATGAAGAAGATCGTCTGTAATTATCCATATTGTTTGTGTTTATATGTGGGAAGATATTAGTCGAACCTGCATTACTTCCATTATTCAGCGTAGGTTGCTGTACTAGTACAGAGGAAGAATTTGGATTGGTAGTAACAAGGGAATTGCTCATAGGAGAAGCATCCGATCTTTGTATAGTTTCAATCGGAACATCATTTTCTAAAGTATGAGAAACTCGCTCATTTTCAACAGCATTGCTTGTTATATTTCCGCTACtaacattattatctgTGTTAACAGTCTTGAGCATTTTAGGATTAGAAGTTACGcctaaatttaaattatttacgTCGGAATTAGCTGTCTTGGTAGAATTAGGACCCAATACGTTTGAATTTGATACGTTAATATCATGCGTGGgtgcattattatttgcaaTACTTGTGTCAAATGCTATATTTCCTTCAGGTGCAATAGTGGCTGGCATAGTGCTTGAAGAATGAAATTCCGTATTTTTAGTAAAGTTAGCACTTTTTGCAACTAAATTTTTCCCTGAATAATAGAAATGTGAAGGTTTGTTATTATGTGTAATTGGTACCgaatttaataaagaaCCATTTTGTGAGTTTACCATGTTTTCAGCAGTTCTTCCTGAATCAGAAACTTGTTCTGTATTTTCTGTTGGCGGTACTACCTCATCGTCAgaaagtttattattactaatagCTGAAATATTACctctattactattattctgcattattttttgtaaattcaTTATCGTGCCGTTCAAGTTATTGACATGATTTTCTAaatctataattttttgccttaaaaaattattttccgCTTGTATTTCGTTTAAATGATTGTTGTTcgtattgttgttgtcttTATTATAGTAATATATGTTCTCTTCGTTACTATTAGTGGTACCATTTTCgtaataatcataatttGGAGCgttgttattagtattaacaATAAGATCACTAGTCACTGAAGCTTTGTGTATGTAGGACAAAAGTTTATTTGAATCTAGAGGCTCCCAAATCGCTTTGCCAAACTCGGTATCAATTTCATCATTGCTTATACCATTACAAGTAGTATATATTACAACAGGcttatttacaaaaataatctcTTGTAAATAcctgaaaaataataaagcttcaaaatttaaattgaTCAACTCTTCCCcatacaaatatttaaattggtcctcaattaaaaattttaaaacttgttTATTAGTGACTAAATTTTTGATAGGATATAAAGTTAGATTAACCAATTGACACCATTCAAGGTAGCGGTATAGACAATCAACATAAACACTGCATACTTTGTTAAAATCAACAATGTTTACCATGTAGTCTATTAATCCCACGGAATTAGTGCCATCTTTGAAAACAACCGATTTAAATTGAGATGTTAATATATAACTTAAAAACTGATAGTTTGGTGGTGCAGGGTAATTACCTTTGTTATTTAGCGATATGTTGTTTAgtaggttttttttttcgagATATAAAgtgtttattaaattttccaGAAAAGCACTTTTCTCcaacattattaaaacCTGAGTTTGGTCTTGTTTAAATGAGggaatattattagagTTTCCGGAAGGAGCAGTATTATCATGtgtattttgttgttgttgttgtgtaTTTAATGTTGAAATTTCGTGTTGTTCATCATGTTTCTGTCGTAGATTTGTTGACATGGGTGAAATCATGGCTGATGTGTTGTTACTTATTTGTACTATCAACAGATTGAAatgctttctttttcttttcctttttctatgttttttattttcgttGTCAGTTTTTAAGGATGATctatattatttcttttgaaaaaaaaaaaaaaaaaagaaaaaaaaagaaaaaaaaagaagaaaaaaaaaacgaaaaacaTGACTAGAtacaataaacaaaaagcTAAGGTTATTTTTCGTAACagggaaaacaaaaaatggaagaaaaagatattactattac
This Saccharomycodes ludwigii strain NBRC 1722 chromosome II, whole genome shotgun sequence DNA region includes the following protein-coding sequences:
- a CDS encoding uncharacterized protein (similar to Saccharomyces cerevisiae YPL016W | SWI1 | SWItching deficient) → MISPMSTNLRQKHDEQHEISTLNTQQQQQNTHDNTAPSGNSNNIPSFKQDQTQVLIMLEKSAFLENLINTLYLEKKNLLNNISLNNKGNYPAPPNYQFLSYILTSQFKSVVFKDGTNSVGLIDYMVNIVDFNKVCSVYVDCLYRYLEWCQLVNLTLYPIKNLVTNKQVLKFLIEDQFKYLYGEELINLNFEALLFFRYLQEIIFVNKPVVIYTTCNGISNDEIDTEFGKAIWEPLDSNKLLSYIHKASVTSDLIVNTNNNAPNYDYYENGTTNSNEENIYYYNKDNNNTNNNHLNEIQAENNFLRQKIIDLENHVNNLNGTIMNLQKIMQNNSNRGNISAISNNKLSDDEVVPPTENTEQVSDSGRTAENMVNSQNGSLLNSVPITHNNKPSHFYYSGKNLVAKSANFTKNTEFHSSSTMPATIAPEGNIAFDTSIANNNAPTHDINVSNSNVLGPNSTKTANSDVNNLNLGVTSNPKMLKTVNTDNNVSSGNITSNAVENERVSHTLENDVPIETIQRSDASPMSNSLVTTNPNSSSVLVQQPTLNNGSNAGSTNIFPHINTNNMDNYRRSSSFVYFNPYYNTNTGYNHSVVSFTSGVNNNSNSYAVNGPAPIRNLSTPSLTGTFTPNVNFPTGTSISFPQQPQFYTAFTNNPYTLNANNPNFMFTPAATIHSNSNASANTINTTASSINYIDTMVIDKPDTITNTAGAISVSNSATNIPTHVINVASDDLPTFIADDNNTTTGKRSSTSNQMGTHKRYKADSASPKSITTNVNDNGYIIVDVDNTNKGKIQDFETKDKYKSDDKDKKRDIYLYKDQDKDKFVEKSDCILKGTIANTDVNSNDRIYGIYNSSHSNSTAHSNTNNNKNSSSNHHPIFRSKAPVLTKGDLFKKPYDPITGKNYFFVDVSSADVDSKKNKRKQKKKSTNENNKDDGLILTAPCPEFNIQLEQDICNVYNIYNEYYGSLKIQIEGYTRDYGKKGLIKFTKKRTYQKRKALVALIEKICSFYNDEYDPEKVVDIIEKYRLEQNKSVAWVCNNLNEFKNSLMEYSEVIFKALSEDDNDGGNNGHSWNPNDNDDEADD